TTTGACAAAATCTTTCATATCGACAACAAGCCTTGAACCATATTTCTTGGCAAAAGATGGCACATTTAGTACGTAAACTTCCTTCAAAAGCAATGAGTCTTGATCCATCTCAAAGGCGAAGTGATCAATTGAATATTGACTGAAACTAAACTTTTCTTGGTTGCTTTTTTGAATCTCTTCAGTGGCTTGGTATAGATAGGATTGCCCTTCTTCAAAATAATTTCCCCCTTTTGTTATCTTAATTTCTATTTTGGCATGACCATTCTCGGTAAGACTAATCTTCACATGCTCCAATACTAAATTTTGCTCAACAGAGTAGTAGGGTGTTTTCACAATTTGACTGTTTCCTTGATCAACCCAAAGAACCTTCCGATCGTCAGTAAAAGAGCCCAGGTAATCACTTGGCATAGTTTGACTTGTACATTCCAGCCATAAGGTGTCATTTTCGTGCGGAACCGCTAAAAATACATGGTTGAATTGATTACTAGGAAAATCCTCTATTAATCGTGGTACGTTCGACCCTGCCATTACTAATACCTGATACGACTTTATCCCGGCTATACTCAGCAATTCCTGAGTATAGTTGGTCAGAGCTTTACAATCCCCATACCCTTTGGTGTCCACTTCTTCCGCGGGCAAAGACTTGAACCCTCCAACCCCAAGTTGAATTGAAATATATCTGGTTCTGCTCTGCATATACTTATATACGCTATCCACCAATTCGGGCACCATATCAAAGCTATTCCTGATGTTTTCAACATCTGATCTTGTCTTGGGTGTTATCTGTTCATCTCTTCTATTGAGTTTAAGATACCAGTCACCAAAAGATTTCCATGATGCCAGTGATCCATCAATCCCATCCAGTTGGAAGTCGTTTGACTTCATCAAAAGCCTTGGGGTTTGGTCTCTGAGCGGCTCATCGTAGCGTTTTTTGGATATAGGTTTGATGTTTTTGTATTCGATTTTAAAATGACAAAAACCATCATCACAGTAAGTTTCCGGTTCCTTCATTCCTAAAACAGCCATTACCTCGAAAGTCATGTCCCGAGGATACTTTACAGATATTTTGGATTCCTCAATGATGGTGTTAAAATCTTTAATGGGTTGCCAATCGTCCAAACTGATAAATCCGCTAAAATCCATCTCGTATGTATAATGAACGCGAAACGGAACTTTCTTATACTTTGAATCCAATAGGTAGACACGTGAATCAGTAACATTGGCATACCCAGACAATGACAAATCCAGTAGATCCCTAATGTTGTAGACTTCAATACGCTCACCCCTATCGTTCGTCATCTCAAACTTAAAATTCTTTAGCTTTCTAAATGAATCATGGTATAAAGTAAATACAGCCGACTCAAGCCCCTTTATATTATGAACCGTGAAACTTTTGGTCACTTTCAAGTTAGCATCGCCAGGGCGCTTAATCACATATTCCAAAGACTCTTGGTGTACAGTAATATTGGCCTGACTGATGAGCAGAATGGGACGAAGCAATAAAATTAACAATAGGAATCCCGCTAACTTCATCCTTGATTTTTCGCAATGATAATTTGCTCCTGGAGTTTGTTGGATATGGCATCAAAGAAACTTTTTATCCCATAATATTCTACTTCTGTGTAAGTAGTTTTTCGAATATCCATCAGGTACTGAACCTGTATTTTATTTCCAACACTAGAACAAACAAAGGTGAAATTCCCAAAACCATTTTCAAGTTTAATGGCTTCTGGTTTTGGAAGACTGGTAACCATCGCATTTTCAGGTAAAGTGATGGTAGTCATGTAGTATTTCTTAATTGGATAGATGAAATCTACTGGGTATTTCCTGCTTTCTGACTTGAAAGGATTATTCGAAAATTCAGCCATCAAGATGGGATGGATAAACAACTCATTGTCAAAAACCATGACCTGATCATCCAAATCCAGTGTCATCTCTTGATTGACATAGTGTTCTCCTTTTTCGTCAGTCAGATTGAGTTTTTCTATTTTGAAATTGTATAGTTCGTTGAGCGTGCCTTCGTACGCTTCATCTGTTTGTAATTCTTCATATACCTTAGCCCATTCCACATACTCGTATTCTTTCAACCTTCGCTGTACGCTAGCCGAAACATGAAAATTCTCGTCAACTGTAATATTGGTCACTTGCTGGACTTGCTTCATATCTTTTGTTTTGAGATCAATCCAAGCCGATGAATCCTTTGATATAATTCTGCCCTGATGATTCAAAACATTTTCTGGCAAAAACCCAGGGATGGCATATTTATCGTTTAAGTCTAAAAAAATCTGCTGATCAGGTAAGTAACATATTAGGTGGTTTAATTTATCTCTTTCCGGGTATAAGGGATTTAAAATTCCATTATCCCGAGTGGATAACGCAACTCTCAACACCCTGACTCCTAATTCTTCTAGCAAGTATGCCAATGCCAGATTCATTTCGGCTGAGTTTAATTCTTCACCCGCCTGAATACGCTCCCCAAGAGACTTAGGCTTGTAAATGGAGACAAAGGGCACAGCCTGATAAACCCCACTCCATTTGAGTTTTTCCTTTAGGTAATAGAATGAGGTATCAATTATTTCCGAGGGGGCCATTTCCAAAGCACCAACACCTTCAAGAAAGTTTCTTAAGTCCTT
This Marinoscillum sp. 108 DNA region includes the following protein-coding sequences:
- a CDS encoding DUF3857 domain-containing protein, with protein sequence MKLAGFLLLILLLRPILLISQANITVHQESLEYVIKRPGDANLKVTKSFTVHNIKGLESAVFTLYHDSFRKLKNFKFEMTNDRGERIEVYNIRDLLDLSLSGYANVTDSRVYLLDSKYKKVPFRVHYTYEMDFSGFISLDDWQPIKDFNTIIEESKISVKYPRDMTFEVMAVLGMKEPETYCDDGFCHFKIEYKNIKPISKKRYDEPLRDQTPRLLMKSNDFQLDGIDGSLASWKSFGDWYLKLNRRDEQITPKTRSDVENIRNSFDMVPELVDSVYKYMQSRTRYISIQLGVGGFKSLPAEEVDTKGYGDCKALTNYTQELLSIAGIKSYQVLVMAGSNVPRLIEDFPSNQFNHVFLAVPHENDTLWLECTSQTMPSDYLGSFTDDRKVLWVDQGNSQIVKTPYYSVEQNLVLEHVKISLTENGHAKIEIKITKGGNYFEEGQSYLYQATEEIQKSNQEKFSFSQYSIDHFAFEMDQDSLLLKEVYVLNVPSFAKKYGSRLVVDMKDFVKTSRISANTSDHFMRLLRNYQVVQTIEIIFPENHILQHANENLSIKKEFGEYELKVKRSPQGVQYYKKLILKKGDYSGDEFIELQEFMNGVFKNEISKIMLSSKT